The DNA window TTTGTTCTATGTTTAATGATGCAGCAATGTGTGTTTATTCTGCGCTGTTCATGAGGTTTGCTTGGATGGTTCAGCCGCGCAACTATCTGTTACTTGCCTGCCATGCTTCAAATGAGACGGTGCAACTCTATCAACTCTCCCGCTGGGCCAAGGGTCAAGGGTAAGCTCCGACTCAATGCTTCTACCTCTATCTGTGTATACGCCATTCCATTGTTATTGATAGATACAATCAGTGGATGAACAAAGTCTCCATACAATTGTGTGTTGTGTCTGATCATATATAAGTGCAACTAATGTTTGTTTTCGTCGCTAGGTATTTGGGAGAGAAGAAAGCCGAGGCATCTCCTCAGTGAATAGAATGCTAGTGATGCTGTGTGTTCTCTCTTTAGAGCTGAAATCGCAGCTTACCATCCATCTGCAACAATGgaaatggaaaataaaaggCTTGTGTATGATTCAAAATTGTTACTACCTTGAGAAACTATTTCTCCTCAAGACTCGTGGAGAGTATTGTGTATCAAAGATTCTCTAATTTgttatgtttcaaaatcaaGCTTAGATTTCTACTGATGTGAAGATGTTCCTTTCTCTTCAATATGTAGCCTTGGAAACTCATTTGAATTATCCGATTTGCTAGACTAAAGTCccatttggtccttaacatattgcgatttttttattttggtccaaaatattatcttttgaattattcggtccctcatatTTGAAATTGGATCACATTTAGTCCGAATTGGACGGAACTGTTAAAATTTAACAGTCAACGTGGATTTCCCGATTTTGATCcaattatcatttttaattaattcaaaaataataataatcattataaataaaaaaacttttatattataaataaaaaaataacccCCCAACTCCTCCCCTCCAGCATCTCCGCCGCCTCCCG is part of the Salvia splendens isolate huo1 chromosome 22, SspV2, whole genome shotgun sequence genome and encodes:
- the LOC121785917 gene encoding mitochondrial pyruvate carrier 1, with the protein product MASFRAFLNSPVGPKTTHFWGPVANWGFVIAGLVDMQKPPEMISGNMTGAMCVYSALFMRFAWMVQPRNYLLLACHASNETVQLYQLSRWAKGQGYLGEKKAEASPQ